Genomic DNA from Oncorhynchus masou masou isolate Uvic2021 unplaced genomic scaffold, UVic_Omas_1.1 unplaced_scaffold_5016, whole genome shotgun sequence:
acaggtacacctccagttggctcaattgatgtcaattagcctatcagaagcttctaaagccatgacataataatttttgggaattttccaagctgtttaaaggcacagtcaacttagtgtatgtaaattcctgacccactggagttgtgatacagtgaattataagtgaaataagacatttgtggagtggttgaaaaactagttttaatgactttaACTTTATTGACATCGGTGTGTTGCTTACAGTTTAGCTTCCTCCTCTGTCCCCATACTGTCCTCAAACTAGTGATCCTCTGCTTCTCATCACATGTGACCGCTCTCCTTGACAATGAACCGATGGAGCTATAGAAAAGGTACCATTTGGACAGCTCCATCTGTCACGTTTCAAGCTGTGGAGTGAGTTTACGGCACATTCTCACCTCCGTTACACATGTTCAGGTTGACTTTCCCAAATATTTCACATTCTTTTTTACTTTACCCAAAATATCATGAAATTAATGTGTGAACGTCTAAATTAGAAATTGGGCCATTTGAACAGCATGTGTCGAACCCTTTCAACAACGAGGAGATGTTACTGATGGGCTTTGTGTCTTCGCCGTAAAAACAAGTTTTGGACTTCCACTTTAAATGACTTATTATATGTTTAAGGAAGTGTGTAGGTCACATCCTGTATCATACAGCTATGAAGGTTATATATTTACAACCACCtgcttttttttatttatttttattttacctttatttaaccaggcaagtcagttaagaacaaattcttattttcaatgacagcctgggaacagtgggttaactgccagttcaggggcagaacgacagatttgtgccttgtcagctcgggggtttgaactcgcaaccttcgggttactagtccaacgctctaaccactaggctaccctgccttgaTAGGAATCTAGCGACGTCTGTGTCTTGAGTGTCATAGGACTGTCTAGTGTTTTGTGTTCTGACTAGTAAAACCGAAATACAAATAAGTATTGTAAACAGTAATTACCAGGATGCTCTACATTTGTTTTAAAATCACGCAAAAATGGTTTTAAATTATGAAATGTTTGAAAGCTGGCCTCAGGTTATTGAGGGATCTGATTTGGTTTAAAGTTCACAGCAAGGTAGTTTTATCATGTGGAGATTTCATTCTGCTCTGTCTTAAAAATAAACTCTGTCTTTGGCAGGAGGAAAACCAAACTTGGACGAACCAAAGACGTCCAAACCAGCAAGTCAACACCTCTGCTCCCAGATTGAAAAGAGTTTTACCAAGTCAGGAAGCCTGAAAATACATGAGGGAATACACACAGGGCAGAAGCCCTTCCTTTGCtcccagtgtgggaagagttttaagCGGTTAGACACCCTCAAAGCTCATGAGCGtattcacacaggggagaagcatTTCCATTGCTCCCAATGTGGGAAAATTTTTAAGCGGTTACTCACCCTCAAAGCTCATGAGCgtatacacacaggggagaagcctttccATTGCTCTCAGTGTGAGAAGAGTTTTAAGCGGTTAGACACCCTCAAAGCTCATGAGCgtatacacacaggggagaagccttacaaATGTTCAGACTGTGGGAAGATATATTACTCATCACACTCACTTAAAAGTCACGTGAGaattcacacaggggagaagccttacctcTGCTCCctatgtggaaagagttttagtcACTTTGGAAACATGAAAGCTCATGagcgaatacacacaggggagaagccttaccactgctcccagtgtggaaagactTTTAACTATTCGGGAAACCTAAAAGAGCACATGAGActgcacacaggggagaagccttacaaATGCTCAGACTGTGGGAAGACCTATTATTCTTCACAGTCACTTAAAATTCATGTGAGaatccacacaggggagaagccttaccactgcccCCAGTGTGGAAATAATTTTAGTCACTTAGGAACCCTGAAAGTTCATCAGCgactacacacaggggagaagccttaccactgctcccagtgtggaaagagttttggcCAAGTAGGAACCCTGAAAGCTCATGagcgaatacacacaggagagaagccttaccactgctcccagtgtggaaagcgtTTTAACCATTCGGGAAAGCTGAAAAAACATGTgagaattcacacaggagagaataaTTACTTCTCCTTGACTTCTTAAAATGCATCAGAGAACATACACAGTGCTCCCAGTGTCTTTAATTGTTGACTGAGAATGTGTTTTCTTGTTTATACCATATGAATTTAAATTGTACAATGTATactcaaaaaaatatatttgtgtgtttttgttggaAAACATGAATTGAATATGGAGTACAGTGGTtcgtcctttaaaagttgcagcgtactgcagcacagcttgcaTGGTGCCACAGAATTCTATGGCATGTTATTTACGTGTCAACCACTATCACCAATAATGCTAGtaagtgctagtttgaccaccagagggcaccTTTGAGAAGCGTTTGATTGCCTTCAAtagtggctgtactagagaatttaaaacgTATTTTTGTAAGAACAATGTAAATGGGACTGATATCAAGAAATGTTTCTTTATTAATTTCATAATTAAACTGTTTATGACTGGGGTTCCGCCCaccagaaagagactgctatggcatcAACAGCACAATATTgtatagaggactgagggtcttcacaATATTGTACATTAAAAGTGTATATGGTTACCATTGTTATTTTCAATTTTTTCCCccaatttttttttgggggggggggtgtgttagaaCAGAATTTtagtattttgtatatagttatttgcatcCAAATGTATCACTGTACCAATTTAACCAAtagggtacatttgggcaacttgtgtgggacacctgggtgacttcatgctcaaTGTCATGTTGCACaaatactgttgccctcttatgttcTTCTTTGAAATTATCCCCAGCATCATATCTGAATGTTTGGCTGTTCTTGTTCATTTGAAagatgcaacaaaaaaaacaacaaaaaaaacatttttatttccttgtattttcttctacaagatctattgtgttatattctcctacattcaattcacatttacacaaacttcagagtgtttcctttcaaatgataccaagaatatgcatatcctttctTCTGGGACTGAGCTACAGGTAGtagttagattagggtatgtcttcaggcggaaattgagaaaaggggggctatcccaaacaggttatcCTGAACCCAGTTTCGCTCGCGGAACCCCttgccaacagccaatgaaatttcagccaaataaaaatcaacagaaatctcaaaatcaaatttctcaaacatacaagtgtttggcaccattttaaagatataattcttgttaatccagccacagagtctgatttcaaaaatgctttacagtgaaagctccacaaacgattatgttaggtcaccacctactcacagaaaaacccagccatttttccagccaaagagaggagccACAAAAAGCACAGACAgataaaaatgaatcactaacctttggtGATTTTCATCAGATTGCAATCATTGGACTTTGGGTTACACaatatatgtatgttttgtttgataaagttcatatttaaaatctaattttacattggcgcgttacattcagtAGTTCCAACATgcggtgattgtgcagagagACACATGAATTCACAAAAacactcattataaatgttgatgaaaatacaagtgttatgcatggaactttagatacacttcttcttaatgcaaccgctgtgtcagatttcaaaaaaactttacggaaaaagcataatctgagaacggcgctcagagcccaaaccagccagagaaatatccgccatgttgggtagtcaacattagtcataaatagcattataaatattcacttacttttgatgatcagttccacaataaatgcttgttttgtttgataatgtccatcatttatgtccatttatgtccaaatagcttcttttctTGGGGCGTTTGGTAAAACAAATCcagtcggacgaaaagttcaaaaagttatattacaggtcgaagaaacttgtcaaactaagtacagGATCAacctttaggatgtttttatcataaatgttcaataatgttccaactggagaattccattgtctgtagaaaagcaatggaaagCAAGCTAACTTTCTCATGAACGCGCATGGTCAGCTCGTGGGACTcaggcagacctctgactcattcccctctcattcagccccacttcacagtagaagcatcaaacaatgttctagagactgttgacatctagtggaagccttaggaagtgcaacatgaccaatatcccactgtgtattcgataagggtgagttcaaaaactacaaacctcagatttcccacttcctgtttggattttctctcaggtttttgcctgccatatgagttctgttatactcacagacatcattcaaacagttttaaaaacttcagagtgttttctatccaatactactaataatatgcatatattagcatctgggactgagtaggaggcagttcactctgggcactcTATTCACTCTATTCATCCAAcaatgaaaatgctgccccctatcccaagtTGTTAATATCATGGTGTTTATAttacaaaaaaactaaaaaccCTCTGCGTTTCCGTCAGGATGGAAAATATGGCCCTGTACAACGTGACGGTctggagtaggctacagtactgggctatttagctaaagaatccccGTGTCATGCTGGCACACCGGAGAACGAGGTTAAATTCCCAgacggggaggaaggagtaggctgttcttgtaaataagaatttgttcttaactttcttgcctagttaaataaaggttacactaagaACATAACATTTCTACACCATAATTGTataattgtagtctaaccaattCCCAAACGGAGAAAACAATCTAATtcatttatcaagaccagtccccatgcttgtctcagagcagcgtgaAACAGTGATAAAATAGTTGGAGGcttttgcttcaaatcctattggtTCTAATCCTATTGCTTCTAgcttcaatatgctctttaaataaataagacctacaccactttaaacagcacattactcaacactagtgagactcatgtcacCTACAGTAAATTGAAAAATATGACctgactctccgccaataattacatatagaggattctaaattaaaaccaaaagcCGCCGCATTGGTCTCCCAGTGACGGCCGGCGCGGGTATCGAACCTGCATCAGAGAGGTGTTGGTGAAGGTATATTGTCCTGATAATAGCACATAATGGGCTATTAAAATACTGTACGTTGagtccaggtcaggataaccaaaacatttctttattaaagactatcagaaagaatgttggtacttatttattttgatccaaagccatggatgagtgagtcactcagctaTATGTAGGTGCCCGGCTATATGACTGTGCCATCAACTTGATAGGATATAACGATATTTTGGAGGTTATTTCGTTTTCCAAAAACGAAAGTGAGtgattgtaatctgaataaaggccaaAATAGTATTTAAAAAGGCCAAAACATTTCTTTCTGTTTTTAGGGGGAGAGaaacgctgggccagttgtgccctgtgggactcccaatcacagtcagAGTCAGATGTGATACATAATAATACTTTTTGCTGTATTATTTGTTtggtcttttctggtggattaaactgaaatttcaaccaatcacggccggatgtgatacagccaacCTAACTAAGAAATACATTTGAAGATAGAAGTCTCCCCTATCCTCCTTCTAGGCAAGTCTATTGTCCAGCTTCTTGCTAATAGCCATAATGGCGCTGTACGACATGACCGTGTGTGTTTTGAAAGAGTGTTTTCCAGTTAGCAACAATTTGTTTACCttcatggggcggcagtgtaccctagtggttagagcattggactggtaaccggaaggttgcaagttcaaacccccgagctgacaaggtacaaatctgtcgttctgcccctgaacaggcagttaacccactgttcctaggccgtcattgaaaataagaatttgttcttaactgacttgcctagtaaaataaataaaaaattagacaactttgttccaatatttctgtcattcagtgatatttattcccatagtaatttgttatggatccataactaaataaacatctgcattttgaaagaggatttttatctttattaaagaaagcataaagatgttgatgaagaaatactgtactgctgttttgAGTTAGAAATGTAACACTTAAGCATGGAATACTTTGCAGGTAGGGGGATGTTCACACCTACAGTAGCCTGGATATaaatgtaacggctttcttcctgggaaggagaggaccaaagcacagcgtggtgagTGTCCATCTTatttaataataaatacaaactgaacacttcaaatacaaaataaccaacgtagcaaaaccgaaacagtcccatCTGGGgcagaaaacacaaagacaggaaacaacaacccacaacacaaaacaggctacctaaatatggttcccaatcagagacaatgacaaacacctgcctctgattgagaaccatatgaggccaaacatagaaataggcTAACTAGACATACAagatagaatgcccacccagctcacgtcctgaccaacactaaaacaaggaaaacacaaaagaactatggtcagaacgtgacaataaagagtctattgtcctgctaattgGGCTACAAGTGTTTGAAAACCTGTTTTGAAATGCCACCAgctgtccatcactactgtaaataaaaacatagCATCTTGTTTACATTCTTTATTTTAACCAGGTCACAAATCatttgtatctacctttccaattGCTTTTAGTTTGGGATTTACAAATATGCGCTTTTCATATAGTTTTCATTAAATCCAgttcggatttaagtataacttttgactgaggcctttagtgagaggtctactgctttaatatttaataatatcCTCACTCCaaattaatatctaaggggcatttttcacgccattattagttacattgttttactTTGAACGTGCAGACAGGCACTAAGAATAGCGGGAGAGTTTCCCTAGTTGGCGCCATTATGAATGCAACGCCCCTTAAAGTGTTGCTCTGTGCTACCCAGTGGGGTGGGGATCCAaccccccttcctccttctccctttcccatAGGGTGTTACAGTGAAAGACGAGAAAGAACCTTTCAGAATGGAAGAGAaggctgttatagtgaaagaacattttagagaggaagaggatgctgTCTCAATAAAGGTGAAGGAGGAAGACGTTttgggagtgaaagaggaggatacAGAATATCAGATTAACACCAGTGAGTACTGTCTAAAACAAGGGCACAAACTGTTGTTGAACTAATGTGGGGTTTTAAAGGGGCATTCTACTGAAGTTCTACACTTGAATATGTTGTTCAGTACTGTATAAATTGTTTAATTGTCAATCTGTCGTTGGTACATACATTTGATTTTTTGGAACCCTacaaatctggatccctacaaatcagcagggccagacaatctggaccctgtctttctaaaTATTATCTGCTGAAATTCTTCCAAtacctattactagcctgttcaacctctctttcgtatcgtctgagatccccaaagattggaaagctgctgcggtcaacCCGCTCTtcgaagggggagacactctagacccaaactgttatagacctatatccatcctgcccggcatttctaaaatcttcaaaagccaagttaacaaacgaTCACCGACCacttcgaatcccactgtaccttctccactatgcaatctggtttccgagctggtcatgggtgcacctcagccacgctccaggtcctaaacgatataatatccgccatcgataaaagacagcactgtgcagccgtcttcatcaacctggccaaggctatcgactctgtcaatcactgcattttTATTGGCAGACtaaatagccttggcttctcaaatgacttcctcgcctggttcaccaactgcttctcagatagagttcagtgtgtcaaatcggagggcctgttctccggacctttggcagtctctatgggggtgccacagggttcaattctcgggcagactcttATCAATGTCGccctcttgctgctggtgactcTCTGATCCTCCTCTACTTTGACGACACCAttatgtatacatctggcccttctttggacactgtgttaacaaacctcgaaacgagcttcaatgccatagaacactccttccgtggcctccaactgcttttaaatgctagtaaaactaaatgcatgctcttcaaccgattgctgcccgcacccgcctgccagactagcatcactactctggacggttctgacctagaatatgtggacaactacaaatacctaggtgtttggttagactgtaaactctccttccagagtcacattaagcatctccaatccaaaattacatctagaatcggcttctgATTTCGCAagaaagcctccttcactcatgctgccaaacataccctcgtaaaactgactatcctaccgatctttgactttggcgatgtcatttacaaaatagcctccaacaccctaacAAAAAAACAATTCTGACATGACTTCGGCATTCTTTGGAATTCTGATCGGTTTATGTAAAATAGAAAAGAGAGGTGTAACTTTGCATTGGGACTTGTGATGCTATACTAATGCAGATCCATATGTTACATGTGGTTACATTTAGCTACCTTCACTTTAAGGGAGTTGTATGGCCACATTTAGATGTGAAAAAATAACAGACAGAAAAACCATTTCTAATCTAACAGTATTTGTTCATTCTTGAGCTCTGGTAATATTTCAGTCCCACTGACTGATTTTGTATATACATTGAAATGTCCAGTATAATGAATTGAAATAAATATAGAATTAATTTAAACTTTATTATTACAAAATCATCTATTTTTTATATGTCCCCCAGGCATTTCAATTCATTTTTACTTGGGAAATGAATATTAAAATGTGCACATAATTGAATGCAAACATACATTTGTGTTATTTTGTTGAGAAAGTATTTTTATCAAATAAATGCATGATTATTGATTAAAATCACACCATGTAGCTCTGTCCCTCAGTCTACATGTAACGGGTTGTAAACCTGTGACAGGGTTGAGTTATTTACTTTATTTATGAGTATTGCATCtaaacaaattaataattgaatacattttacatTATATATTGTTTATATTCACTTATAAAACATGCTGTAATGTGTTCCATGTGAAcagaatatatattttaaggcaggtagcctggtggtaggAGAGTTGGTCAAGGCTCTTCAGTTGTTCCTTTAAGTTGCTCTGGATCCTAAATTACTCAATGATTATAGTGTATACATGTGTATATTATAAGAATGTTTGATTTAACGTTATTTCATTGAAACATCTAGGGAATGATGGCACCCACATCAGCAGCAGAACGACAAAGGCAGTGTCTAGCACGTCACAATGCTGACCCAGTAAAAAGGGAACAGTACCTTGAGAGATGGAAAAGGAATGTTGATTCAGGGGGAAAAAGAAAAGATCAGTGATTTATTAAATGAGAGAGACCAGCATCAGAAGTGTAAACAGTGGAGAACAGCATACAAAAGAAGCAATGAGAGGAACGGAGCACTGAGGAACTGGACCACTAAGTCCACATCATGAACGTTGAAGAGAACGGCAGACAGGTTGGTGGCTAAGGCCGTTATGTCAGCGATGCACAGGAGCTTTACAAAGGCCTCCGTGAGACAATCACGAATCACGTCAGTGAAGCTGTTCTGTGTGAAGAGTGCCGATGTTGAACGTGCGATGGAGATGATGCTAAGGGCCGTTATGTcatttagattccgtctctcacagttgaagtgtacctacggtGAGTAGAGTGGGGACCTCTGAGGGATGATCCTGTCTAGACTTGGCATCAGAGAGTATATGAGCTCTATGGTTGTTGACTATATCCCCAAAGTGAGAGACTAACAAGTCATTGAAGTAGAACGGaaggttacctaacagaaccctgattctatgatattcaccaggttacctaacagaaccctggttctatgatattcaccaggttacctaacagaaccctggTTCTATGATATTCACCTAGGTTCTACCttacctaacagaaccctggttctatgatattcaccaggttacctaacagaaccctgattctatgatattcaccaggttacctaacagaaccctgattctatgatattcaccaggttacctaacagaaccctgattctatgatattcaccaggttacctaacagaaccctgattctatgatattcaccaggttacctaacagaaccctgattctatgatattcaccaggttacctaacagaaccc
This window encodes:
- the LOC135535700 gene encoding zinc finger protein 239-like, whose protein sequence is AGGKPNLDEPKTSKPASQHLCSQIEKSFTKSGSLKIHEGIHTGQKPFLCSQCGKSFKRLDTLKAHERIHTGEKHFHCSQCGKIFKRLLTLKAHERIHTGEKPFHCSQCEKSFKRLDTLKAHERIHTGEKPYKCSDCGKIYYSSHSLKSHVRIHTGEKPYLCSLCGKSFSHFGNMKAHERIHTGEKPYHCSQCGKTFNYSGNLKEHMRLHTGEKPYKCSDCGKTYYSSQSLKIHVRIHTGEKPYHCPQCGNNFSHLGTLKVHQRLHTGEKPYHCSQCGKSFGQVGTLKAHERIHTGEKPYHCSQCGKRFNHSGKLKKHVRIHTGENNYFSLTS